A genome region from Hymenobacter tibetensis includes the following:
- a CDS encoding nuclear transport factor 2 family protein, with translation MLAFFRTSPASWLLILFGILPSTAFQSAGAETVAADYQTLVEAQQKFAAYGREHSIKESFTKFLPDAYLFRDDKFVLGGPFYAAQSERPGRLTWRPTYARIAASGDWGITTGPVEFHPNTAAEPPVGYGNFVTVWQKDASGTWQVAYDGGISYSTPAVNPDIVHPKKFAVKLRTTADTATLRSSLQQAEAAFTARAQSGMQQAYTTVLPEAGSDLQLLREKVVPYVGPAARRLATEPGPAVSFRPFQAGVAASGEVGYTLGYLDVKEQHGHYLRVWQREGRQWKLALELLSAEL, from the coding sequence ATGCTTGCTTTTTTTCGGACTTCTCCTGCTTCTTGGCTGTTAATTCTCTTTGGCATTTTGCCATCAACTGCTTTCCAGTCTGCCGGGGCCGAAACTGTAGCTGCCGACTACCAAACGTTGGTAGAGGCTCAGCAGAAGTTTGCTGCGTATGGGCGGGAGCACAGCATTAAGGAGTCTTTCACTAAGTTTTTGCCTGACGCGTACCTGTTCCGCGACGACAAGTTTGTGCTTGGTGGACCTTTCTACGCCGCTCAATCCGAACGCCCCGGCCGCCTAACTTGGCGGCCCACGTACGCACGTATTGCAGCTAGCGGCGACTGGGGCATCACAACGGGACCAGTGGAATTTCATCCAAACACCGCAGCCGAACCGCCAGTGGGCTACGGCAACTTCGTGACGGTGTGGCAGAAGGATGCGTCGGGAACCTGGCAGGTAGCCTACGATGGGGGCATCAGTTATAGCACCCCCGCAGTCAACCCAGATATCGTGCATCCGAAAAAGTTTGCCGTTAAGCTGCGGACAACCGCCGACACAGCCACCCTCCGCAGCAGCCTGCAGCAGGCCGAAGCGGCCTTCACTGCGCGGGCCCAAAGCGGCATGCAGCAAGCCTATACCACAGTGCTGCCCGAAGCAGGAAGTGACTTGCAACTGCTACGCGAGAAGGTGGTACCCTACGTAGGTCCCGCGGCGCGGCGCCTAGCAACCGAACCAGGACCGGCAGTATCTTTTCGGCCGTTTCAAGCGGGGGTAGCTGCTTCGGGAGAAGTAGGCTACACGCTGGGTTATCTGGACGTGAAAGAACAACACGGGCATTACCTGCGCGTGTGGCAACGGGAAGGCCGACAGTGGAAGCTGGCGCTGGAGCTACTTTCTGCGGAATTGTAG
- a CDS encoding aliphatic sulfonate ABC transporter substrate-binding protein, producing the protein MNPTVPRSTHPTRSFSFAGGLVLLLLLLAGCGGAGSETKNTQPDTIRLDYAYYNPLSLVLKEQGWLEKDLAKQNIKVEWVLSQGSNKALEFLNGSSIDFGSTAGAAALIGKANGNPLKAIYIYSKPEWTALCTGPKSTIKSVADLKGKRVAATRGTDPYIFLLRALDQAGLSEKDIELIPLQHPDGRAALEKGDVDAWAGLDPHMAKAELESGAQLFYRNADFNSYGVLNVREEFAKQHPALVDHVLAAYEQARQWAVAHPAELKKTLATEAKLSEAVAAKQLERTDLTSISFGPLQRNTISAAGDVLKKSGAIDQNVDINQTVSNLIDTQFADKIAPTKAKATAAK; encoded by the coding sequence ATGAACCCTACTGTCCCCCGTTCTACTCACCCTACCCGCTCGTTCTCCTTTGCGGGAGGCTTGGTGTTGCTGCTATTGCTGCTGGCCGGATGTGGAGGCGCGGGCAGTGAGACCAAAAACACACAGCCCGACACCATTCGCCTGGACTACGCCTATTACAATCCGTTGAGCCTAGTGCTGAAAGAGCAAGGCTGGCTGGAGAAAGACCTAGCCAAGCAAAACATTAAGGTGGAATGGGTGCTCAGCCAAGGCAGCAACAAGGCGTTGGAGTTTCTGAACGGCAGCAGCATTGATTTCGGCTCGACAGCTGGCGCGGCTGCCCTCATTGGCAAAGCCAACGGCAACCCATTGAAGGCCATCTACATCTACTCGAAGCCTGAATGGACGGCGCTGTGCACCGGCCCAAAATCCACCATCAAGTCGGTGGCGGATTTGAAAGGCAAACGGGTGGCCGCCACGCGTGGCACCGACCCGTACATCTTTTTGCTACGCGCCCTCGACCAAGCGGGGCTGAGTGAGAAAGACATCGAGTTGATTCCGCTGCAACACCCGGACGGCCGCGCCGCCCTCGAAAAAGGCGACGTAGACGCCTGGGCCGGCCTAGACCCGCACATGGCCAAGGCTGAACTGGAATCAGGCGCTCAACTCTTCTACCGCAACGCCGACTTCAACAGCTACGGCGTGCTGAACGTGCGGGAAGAGTTTGCCAAGCAGCATCCGGCCCTGGTAGACCATGTGCTAGCTGCTTACGAACAGGCTCGCCAATGGGCCGTTGCGCACCCCGCTGAACTTAAAAAGACGCTGGCTACCGAAGCCAAACTCAGTGAAGCCGTAGCGGCCAAGCAACTAGAGCGCACCGATCTTACTAGCATTTCCTTCGGCCCGTTGCAGCGCAACACCATTTCCGCAGCCGGCGACGTGCTCAAGAAAAGTGGTGCCATCGACCAGAATGTGGATATCAACCAAACCGTCAGCAACCTGATTGATACCCAATTCGCCGACAAAATAGCACCAACCAAAGCCAAGGCTACTGCAGCCAAGTAA
- a CDS encoding alpha/beta hydrolase codes for MKKFFQAAIFLGVLLAFVQPVVGQIDTTRGRYYQPIFSNVTVTSNVVYGSAVTFTGNTQALAMDIYQPTGDTVSRRPVIIFAHQGGFVAGARTDQYMVDVCRRLARLGYVTASIDYRLLFLPYDTVNIARAAIRGMQDMRAAVRFFRRDAATTRQYRVDPRYIIVGGSSAGGFAALQVGYLDKDSEVPAYVDIAAMGGVEGQSGNPGYSSAVLAVLNLSGATESATYIEPGNVPLCSVHGTLDAVVPYFKGRIGSSLPPKYVVGSGLLNPRASAVGVRNTLRTLRGAGHIPFENTSAAGLAYADTAFWTMRDFLRPSLGQPGTVLSAAAAASTKRSALQAYPVPAAHEVYLETPAGTVFKPQSVELLDATGRVVRRFRWETATQLVRREDLRAGVYYLKPKSLPTVRVLFE; via the coding sequence ATGAAAAAGTTCTTCCAAGCTGCCATCTTCCTGGGGGTATTGCTCGCCTTCGTACAGCCCGTCGTTGGTCAGATTGATACCACCCGCGGCCGCTACTACCAGCCTATCTTCTCGAACGTAACGGTCACGAGCAACGTGGTGTATGGCTCTGCCGTCACGTTCACGGGCAACACGCAGGCGCTGGCCATGGACATCTACCAGCCCACTGGCGATACTGTGAGTCGGCGCCCGGTTATCATTTTTGCGCATCAGGGCGGCTTCGTTGCGGGCGCCCGCACCGACCAGTACATGGTTGATGTATGCAGGCGCCTGGCCCGTCTTGGGTACGTTACGGCTAGTATCGACTATCGCCTGTTGTTCTTGCCGTACGACACTGTGAACATCGCCCGAGCTGCCATCCGAGGCATGCAGGATATGCGAGCTGCCGTGCGTTTTTTCCGCCGAGACGCGGCTACTACGCGTCAGTACCGCGTTGATCCTCGCTACATTATAGTCGGCGGCTCGTCGGCGGGAGGTTTTGCGGCGCTGCAAGTTGGCTACCTTGACAAAGACAGCGAAGTGCCTGCCTACGTAGATATTGCGGCTATGGGTGGGGTGGAAGGCCAAAGCGGTAACCCAGGGTACAGCAGCGCGGTGCTGGCGGTACTCAACCTGAGTGGTGCCACCGAAAGTGCTACCTACATCGAGCCCGGCAATGTGCCGCTGTGCAGCGTACATGGCACCCTTGATGCGGTAGTGCCCTACTTCAAAGGCCGGATTGGCTCTTCGCTACCACCGAAATACGTGGTGGGCAGTGGTTTGCTAAACCCACGTGCTAGCGCAGTAGGCGTCCGAAACACATTGCGTACCCTACGCGGCGCCGGCCATATTCCGTTCGAAAACACCTCTGCCGCTGGTCTGGCTTACGCTGACACCGCTTTCTGGACCATGCGCGACTTTCTACGACCCAGCTTAGGCCAGCCCGGTACTGTGTTGAGTGCCGCTGCCGCCGCTTCAACCAAACGCAGTGCCTTGCAGGCGTATCCGGTGCCAGCTGCCCATGAAGTGTACCTTGAAACGCCCGCCGGCACGGTGTTCAAACCACAGTCAGTTGAACTGCTTGATGCAACGGGCAGAGTGGTGCGGCGTTTCCGGTGGGAAACAGCTACCCAATTGGTGCGCCGCGAAGACCTGAGAGCAGGTGTGTATTATCTGAAACCTAAAAGCCTGCCCACTGTTCGGGTGCTGTTCGAATAG
- a CDS encoding homoserine dehydrogenase, whose translation MIADKQTLRIGLIGFGCVGQGLYDILEQRPEAGFEVARIAVKNPTKERSLPLSRFDFHADDLLQDPTLDVLVEVIDDPTEAFRLVSEALRQGRRVVTANKAMLARHLPELVQLQRESGGKLLYEAAVCGSIPIIRTLDAYFGEESLRSVTGILNGSSNYVLTRMGEEGSDYAPALAEAQAKGFAETDPTLDMGAFDPRSKAIILAAHAYGTFLQSEEVLNLGIEHISAVDIAFAAALGRKIKVVAGLQRLSDGRVTALVTPLMVAPTSPLYSVDHEFNGVLIEADFAGEQFLRGRGAGGHPTGSAVLADLAAIRQGYSYQYPKLTASPLTYATDLELEIYLRTDEDRLIDALDFSEISEEADEDGYVVGYVALSNLLRVKDLIRKFGAFVVRTGAVRPLTSAASAVTQEASL comes from the coding sequence ATGATAGCTGACAAACAAACCCTGCGCATTGGCCTGATTGGTTTTGGCTGCGTAGGGCAAGGCCTCTACGATATTCTAGAACAACGCCCAGAAGCTGGTTTCGAGGTAGCCCGTATTGCGGTTAAGAATCCGACGAAGGAGCGCAGCCTGCCTCTGAGCCGGTTCGATTTCCACGCCGACGACTTATTGCAAGACCCAACGCTGGATGTGTTAGTAGAGGTGATTGATGACCCGACAGAAGCATTCCGCTTGGTGAGTGAGGCGCTGCGCCAGGGGCGGCGGGTGGTTACGGCCAACAAGGCCATGCTGGCCCGCCACCTACCCGAGCTCGTGCAACTGCAGCGGGAGTCGGGAGGCAAGTTGCTGTATGAAGCGGCCGTCTGCGGCAGCATTCCCATCATCCGGACGCTGGACGCGTATTTCGGTGAAGAATCGTTGCGCAGCGTAACAGGTATTCTCAATGGGTCGTCGAACTACGTGCTGACGCGTATGGGCGAAGAAGGCTCCGACTACGCACCGGCGCTGGCTGAGGCACAAGCCAAAGGCTTTGCCGAAACCGACCCCACGCTGGATATGGGCGCGTTTGACCCGCGCTCCAAAGCTATTATTCTGGCCGCGCACGCTTATGGCACGTTCTTGCAGTCCGAGGAGGTACTAAATCTGGGCATTGAGCACATCAGCGCCGTAGATATTGCGTTTGCCGCTGCCTTAGGCCGCAAAATAAAAGTGGTAGCTGGTTTGCAGCGCTTGTCTGATGGCCGGGTAACGGCCTTGGTTACGCCGCTGATGGTAGCGCCTACCTCTCCGCTGTATTCCGTGGACCACGAGTTCAATGGCGTTTTAATTGAGGCCGACTTTGCAGGCGAGCAGTTCTTGCGTGGCCGGGGTGCCGGCGGGCACCCCACTGGCTCGGCCGTTTTGGCTGACTTGGCCGCTATTCGGCAGGGCTACTCCTATCAGTATCCCAAGCTAACGGCTTCACCCCTCACGTATGCCACTGATTTGGAGTTGGAAATCTACCTGCGCACCGACGAGGACCGGTTGATTGACGCACTCGACTTCAGTGAAATTTCCGAGGAAGCTGATGAGGATGGCTACGTAGTAGGCTATGTTGCCCTTTCCAACTTACTGCGCGTGAAAGACCTAATTCGCAAGTTCGGGGCCTTTGTGGTGCGCACCGGCGCGGTGCGGCCTCTCACCTCGGCGGCTTCCGCCGTAACTCAGGAAGCTAGCCTGTAG
- a CDS encoding ABC transporter ATP-binding protein — MLRIDHISKQFGPVVALDNVGLHVRPGEIVTLVGTSGCGKSTLLRIVAGLDVPTKGRVLINEEPITAPHPAVGVIFQEPRLMPWLTVRQNVRFGIANLPDAEQEQRTTAVLERVGLTAFADALPRQLSGGMAQRVAIARALVAQPSLLLLDEPFSALDPFTKMKLQDHLLEIWSYDRPTLLLVTHDIEEALVLSDRVVVLRGHPGRIHQTLSVDLPRPRRRTDPDFQQWKQRLLDALDVTTDEPLLAHHA; from the coding sequence ATGTTACGCATCGACCATATAAGCAAGCAGTTCGGGCCAGTAGTGGCACTCGACAACGTAGGCCTGCATGTGCGGCCAGGCGAAATCGTGACTCTGGTTGGGACGAGCGGCTGCGGCAAAAGCACACTTCTGCGCATTGTAGCGGGGCTTGATGTGCCCACCAAAGGCCGGGTGCTAATCAACGAAGAGCCCATTACGGCTCCTCACCCTGCAGTAGGCGTCATTTTTCAGGAGCCCCGCCTGATGCCGTGGCTAACGGTGCGCCAGAATGTACGGTTTGGTATTGCCAACCTACCGGACGCCGAACAGGAACAACGTACTACGGCCGTGCTGGAGCGGGTAGGCCTTACAGCCTTTGCCGACGCTCTGCCCCGGCAGCTTTCCGGCGGCATGGCACAACGGGTTGCCATTGCGCGGGCCTTGGTAGCCCAACCGTCGTTGCTTTTGCTCGACGAGCCATTTAGCGCCCTCGACCCGTTCACGAAGATGAAGCTCCAGGACCACTTGCTGGAAATATGGTCGTATGACCGGCCGACTCTGCTGCTGGTCACGCATGACATCGAGGAAGCCTTGGTGCTCTCCGACCGGGTGGTCGTGCTACGCGGCCACCCCGGCCGCATCCACCAAACCCTGAGCGTGGACCTACCCCGTCCGCGGCGCCGCACCGACCCCGATTTCCAGCAGTGGAAGCAACGCTTGCTTGATGCCCTTGATGTAACTACCGACGAGCCGTTGCTTGCTCATCACGCCTAA
- a CDS encoding MutS-related protein gives MLHVEDLQIEAELLPLFNFTHSAEAEAAVCRLLYELPPTAALVVEKQDILRGFLANWSVLENFSYPKIQLREVRAFLQDVSSGRITLEVNRLRASVTMLLSEEARYQSRARYVQVIQFLHRLQQHYLHKLDPQAFPVGFRPQLLVLVRFMERFSLEDANRAIQEDSFSTALMVRFAQQLQAVGPEIIAEFWEAFHLFEAYWSIAKGIQLHALTFPNFREEGLLLEDFYHPLLKAPVTNTLILSPTENVVVLTGPNMSGKSTLLKAVGVCVYLAHAGIGVPAVRCSLPFFHSILIAINLRDSLRDGYSHFMAEIQNLKSVLHAAHGVGRTFAIFDELFRGTNVDDALEITSATVRGLAGFHHSSFLVSTHLLQLEKQLPEDNGISTYCIECVLQDGLPVFSYRLQRGWSSLKIGKLLFEREGLNSLLEPR, from the coding sequence ATGCTACACGTTGAGGATCTACAGATTGAAGCGGAGCTGTTGCCGCTGTTCAACTTCACGCACAGTGCAGAAGCGGAAGCTGCCGTTTGTCGTTTGTTGTACGAGTTGCCGCCTACTGCGGCCCTGGTGGTGGAAAAGCAAGACATCCTGCGGGGCTTCCTGGCAAATTGGTCGGTACTAGAAAACTTCTCTTACCCAAAAATTCAGCTTCGAGAGGTCAGAGCCTTTCTACAGGACGTGAGCAGTGGCCGAATTACGCTCGAGGTCAACCGGCTGCGGGCATCTGTAACCATGCTGCTCTCCGAAGAGGCGCGCTATCAGAGCCGTGCGCGGTACGTGCAGGTTATTCAGTTTCTGCATCGCCTACAGCAACATTATCTTCACAAACTCGACCCCCAAGCATTTCCTGTTGGCTTTCGCCCTCAGTTGCTGGTACTCGTGCGGTTTATGGAACGCTTCAGTTTGGAAGATGCCAACCGGGCTATTCAGGAAGATAGCTTTTCAACGGCCCTGATGGTGCGGTTTGCGCAGCAGCTTCAGGCGGTTGGGCCAGAGATAATAGCCGAGTTTTGGGAAGCCTTCCACTTGTTTGAAGCGTATTGGTCGATAGCAAAAGGTATTCAGCTTCACGCGCTAACCTTTCCCAATTTTCGGGAAGAAGGCCTGTTGTTAGAAGACTTCTACCACCCGCTGCTCAAAGCACCAGTTACCAACACACTGATACTGAGCCCCACAGAAAACGTGGTGGTGCTCACCGGACCGAACATGTCGGGCAAATCCACCTTGCTGAAAGCAGTAGGTGTTTGCGTGTACTTGGCCCACGCTGGCATAGGGGTACCGGCCGTTCGTTGCTCGCTGCCGTTCTTTCATTCCATCCTGATTGCCATCAACCTGCGTGACAGCCTGCGAGATGGGTACAGCCACTTCATGGCCGAAATCCAGAACCTGAAGTCGGTGTTGCACGCTGCACACGGTGTCGGCCGCACGTTTGCCATCTTCGACGAGCTGTTTCGGGGTACTAACGTGGACGACGCGCTGGAAATCACCAGTGCCACCGTGCGGGGGTTGGCAGGCTTCCACCACTCCTCGTTTCTGGTTTCCACTCATTTGCTTCAGCTGGAAAAGCAACTTCCCGAAGATAACGGCATCAGCACCTACTGCATCGAGTGTGTGCTGCAGGATGGCTTACCGGTGTTTTCTTACCGGCTGCAACGGGGCTGGTCGAGCTTGAAAATAGGCAAGCTGCTGTTCGAAAGGGAAGGCCTGAATAGCTTGCTGGAACCACGGTAG
- a CDS encoding ABC transporter permease, with protein sequence MSDSSSIYAPTTAAPTPAVVSAPVEQPIAARTPGRWGWLRGAVLPAVLLLVWETLARTGVLPPNLLPAPSRVLATIWQMALTGELWEHLGITLWRVTLGFVLGGALATVFGALTGYSRTLNQLLDPLLQGIRNIPSLAWVPLFILWMGIYETSKVVLIAVGVFFPVYLNLMSGIQGVDRKLVEVGRVYRLSGLQLIRRIFMPATLPAYFVGLRSGLGLGWMFVVAAEIMGANKGLGFLLVDGQMTGRPQTILASILLFAVLGQLTDALLSLLSRRLLRWQDTHGR encoded by the coding sequence ATGTCTGATTCTTCATCCATTTACGCGCCAACAACTGCTGCACCTACCCCAGCCGTAGTTAGCGCCCCTGTTGAGCAACCTATTGCCGCACGTACACCGGGCCGCTGGGGGTGGCTGCGGGGAGCCGTACTGCCAGCAGTGTTACTGCTGGTCTGGGAGACTTTGGCCCGTACCGGAGTATTGCCACCCAACCTGCTGCCGGCGCCCTCTCGTGTGCTGGCTACCATCTGGCAGATGGCTCTCACCGGCGAATTGTGGGAGCATTTGGGTATCACGCTATGGCGTGTAACGCTGGGGTTTGTGTTAGGTGGTGCCTTAGCCACTGTGTTTGGAGCCCTCACCGGTTATTCACGCACCCTCAACCAGTTGCTCGACCCCTTGCTGCAAGGCATCCGCAATATTCCGTCGTTGGCTTGGGTACCGCTTTTCATTCTTTGGATGGGCATCTACGAAACCTCGAAGGTGGTGCTAATTGCCGTGGGCGTGTTCTTCCCAGTGTACCTCAACTTGATGAGCGGCATTCAGGGTGTGGACCGCAAATTGGTGGAAGTGGGCCGGGTGTATCGGTTGTCGGGGCTGCAACTGATACGGCGCATCTTTATGCCTGCCACACTACCTGCCTACTTTGTGGGGTTGCGTAGCGGCTTGGGCCTAGGGTGGATGTTTGTGGTAGCCGCAGAAATAATGGGCGCCAATAAAGGCCTCGGGTTTCTGCTGGTTGACGGCCAAATGACGGGCCGCCCCCAAACCATCTTGGCCAGCATCCTACTCTTCGCGGTGCTCGGGCAGCTTACCGACGCCCTTCTATCCTTGCTCAGCCGCCGCCTGCTCCGCTGGCAAGATACACACGGGAGGTAA
- a CDS encoding S66 peptidase family protein translates to MPTTAPAPLRPGDQIAIVCPARKASHEELAPAVAILESWGLQVVLGASTNVAHHQFGGDDEVRRQDIQAQLDNPAIRAIISARGGYGTTRIIDALDFSRFAEDPKWVVGFSDITALNCHLLALGHQSIHGVMPLFFQLPGGEYSLESLRRTLFGERISYQIPPHALNRFGTATGELIGGNLSLLQTLTGTPSDVSMAGRILFIEDIDEYLYAIDRMMVHLERTGKLRHLTGLLVGHFTNPQDNTVPYGQTPNEIIQHYANKYAFPVAHNFPVGHEAQNVALICGREARLTVNAQGAHLAYV, encoded by the coding sequence ATGCCTACCACCGCTCCCGCTCCACTCCGCCCCGGCGACCAGATTGCCATTGTGTGTCCCGCTCGAAAAGCCTCACACGAAGAATTGGCTCCTGCCGTAGCGATACTGGAAAGCTGGGGCTTACAGGTTGTCTTGGGTGCTAGTACCAACGTGGCGCATCATCAGTTTGGCGGCGACGATGAAGTGCGCCGCCAAGATATCCAAGCTCAGCTTGATAACCCTGCTATTCGGGCCATTATAAGTGCCCGCGGCGGCTATGGCACCACGCGCATCATCGACGCACTGGATTTTTCGCGCTTCGCCGAAGACCCGAAATGGGTGGTTGGCTTCTCTGATATCACTGCTCTCAATTGTCATTTGCTGGCGCTTGGCCACCAAAGCATTCATGGGGTGATGCCGCTATTTTTTCAGCTGCCCGGTGGCGAGTACTCTCTGGAAAGCTTGCGACGAACGTTGTTTGGTGAGCGTATTTCCTATCAGATACCCCCCCACGCTCTCAACCGTTTTGGTACTGCTACCGGCGAACTAATTGGTGGCAACCTGAGCCTGCTTCAAACGCTCACCGGTACGCCGTCCGACGTTTCTATGGCTGGGCGCATCCTCTTTATCGAGGACATTGACGAGTACCTGTATGCTATTGACCGCATGATGGTGCATTTGGAGCGCACGGGCAAGCTCCGCCACTTAACCGGGCTGCTCGTGGGCCACTTCACCAATCCGCAAGACAACACCGTTCCTTACGGCCAAACGCCCAACGAAATCATTCAGCACTACGCCAACAAGTACGCTTTCCCGGTCGCCCACAACTTTCCGGTTGGGCATGAGGCGCAGAACGTAGCGCTAATATGCGGACGCGAAGCCCGCCTGACAGTGAATGCGCAGGGGGCACACCTGGCATACGTGTAG